In Patulibacter sp. SYSU D01012, a single window of DNA contains:
- the trxB gene encoding thioredoxin-disulfide reductase — protein MPDPENVIIIGSGPAGYTAALYTARAELEPLVIEGWNWGGLLQQTTDVENFPGYPKGILGPDMMQDLRDQAARFGARLQTEQVTKVELASEPGELHRVWVDDTEYRTRAVIVATGAEHRRLGVPGEDELSGRGVSYCATCDAAFFKDHDTLIVGGGDSAMEEAIFLAKFGRSVTIVHRRDEFRASAIMVERARAVENIRFLTPYVVDRFEAKAGEGLTPLSTAVLRHSETGEEQRLDVTGAFIAVGHDPQSELVQGQVETDDEGYVVVEGVTTRTSRPGVFAAGDLVDPSYRQAITAAGSGCKAALDAERYLRDVPVLADDVATA, from the coding sequence ATGCCGGACCCCGAGAACGTCATCATCATCGGCAGCGGTCCCGCCGGCTACACGGCGGCGCTCTACACCGCCCGCGCCGAGCTCGAGCCGCTCGTCATCGAGGGCTGGAACTGGGGCGGCCTGCTCCAGCAGACCACGGACGTGGAGAACTTCCCGGGCTACCCGAAGGGCATCCTGGGGCCGGACATGATGCAGGACCTGCGCGACCAGGCCGCCCGCTTCGGCGCGCGCCTGCAGACGGAGCAGGTCACGAAGGTGGAGCTCGCCTCGGAGCCCGGCGAGCTGCACCGCGTCTGGGTCGACGACACGGAGTACCGCACGCGGGCCGTCATCGTGGCCACGGGCGCCGAGCACCGCCGCCTGGGCGTGCCCGGCGAGGACGAGCTGTCCGGCCGCGGCGTCTCGTACTGCGCGACGTGCGACGCCGCGTTCTTCAAGGACCACGACACGCTCATCGTCGGCGGCGGCGACTCGGCGATGGAGGAGGCCATCTTCCTCGCCAAGTTCGGCCGCTCCGTCACGATCGTGCACCGCCGCGACGAGTTCCGTGCGTCGGCGATCATGGTCGAGCGCGCCCGCGCCGTGGAGAACATCCGCTTCCTGACCCCGTACGTCGTCGACCGCTTCGAGGCGAAGGCGGGCGAGGGCCTCACGCCGCTCTCGACGGCGGTGCTCCGCCACAGCGAGACCGGCGAGGAGCAGCGCCTCGACGTGACGGGCGCCTTCATCGCCGTCGGCCACGACCCGCAGAGCGAGCTCGTGCAGGGCCAGGTCGAGACGGACGACGAGGGCTACGTCGTCGTCGAGGGCGTGACGACGCGGACGAGCCGGCCCGGCGTGTTCGCCGCCGGCGACCTGGTCGACCCCTCGTACCGCCAGGCGATCACCGCCGCGGGCTCCGGCTGCAAGGCCGCGCTCGACGCGGAGCGGTACCTGCGCGACGTCCCCGTCCTCGCGGACGACGTCGCCACGGCCTGA